One region of Flavobacteriales bacterium genomic DNA includes:
- a CDS encoding T9SS type A sorting domain-containing protein has protein sequence MKKITFFLSAIALSFLGKELNAQQIPTQDLVVEYKFDNNNLIETSGSSYNAGGLTPSNTVSYVQGIEVGNSAISPDGASLSNVGNITFSGNVKEYVVSFWFKANQGTNDFTLLELKDQNNSNYGLTIDVLYNTANNSSLRVQQPSVGVSPSGFYHSFANYLDNDWHHLVVKAVYWSGGGKYYLRTYLDNYEVMDKQYQVSLSNVFVFGGLDIYLPSQTVGNGLSQDLKIDNFRFYEAPITQTEITSLFNEKNNSSNCTNFVNIPDANFKAALLAHGTAIYTGPGISVIDTDGDGEICETEAQAYTGKIYLPGISISDLTGIEAFTSLTALDCPANLITNLDLSSNTAITSLNCRNNQLTSLDVSTNTALTELSCQSNNLTSLNVANGNNSSIAVMQSESNPSLTCIQHDSGFDPTTNSGWTKDATANWSTNCNTSVGIEAIESTLNSSIYPNPTNGDFSIDMNRNIEQLEIRISDISGKIVYTRSYKNCQKVDLNLNEAPGVYFITILVDGLQEKHKLIKK, from the coding sequence ATGAAAAAAATTACCTTTTTTTTATCAGCAATTGCACTTTCTTTTTTAGGAAAGGAGCTGAATGCACAACAAATACCTACACAAGATTTAGTAGTAGAATATAAATTTGACAACAACAACCTTATTGAGACAAGTGGAAGTTCCTATAATGCAGGAGGCTTAACACCATCAAATACCGTGAGCTATGTTCAAGGGATAGAGGTTGGAAACAGTGCAATATCTCCTGACGGAGCATCACTTAGTAACGTAGGAAATATTACTTTTTCTGGAAATGTAAAAGAATATGTAGTTAGTTTTTGGTTTAAAGCTAATCAAGGTACCAATGATTTTACGTTGTTAGAATTAAAAGACCAGAATAACAGTAACTATGGATTAACAATTGATGTACTTTATAATACCGCTAACAACTCTTCATTAAGGGTTCAACAACCCTCTGTTGGTGTAAGCCCTAGCGGTTTTTATCATTCTTTTGCAAACTATTTAGATAATGATTGGCATCATTTAGTAGTAAAAGCGGTTTATTGGTCTGGAGGAGGAAAGTATTATTTACGTACCTACCTCGATAATTATGAGGTTATGGATAAACAATATCAAGTTAGTCTAAGTAACGTTTTCGTTTTTGGAGGACTAGACATTTATTTGCCTTCACAAACAGTAGGAAATGGATTGTCTCAAGATTTAAAAATAGACAATTTCCGTTTTTATGAAGCTCCAATTACCCAAACGGAAATAACTTCTTTGTTTAACGAAAAAAACAACTCTTCGAACTGTACAAACTTTGTAAACATACCAGATGCTAATTTTAAAGCAGCTTTATTAGCTCATGGTACAGCAATTTATACAGGTCCAGGAATAAGCGTAATTGATACAGACGGAGACGGTGAAATTTGTGAAACAGAAGCACAAGCCTATACAGGAAAGATTTATTTACCTGGTATAAGTATAAGCGACCTTACAGGAATTGAAGCTTTTACTTCTTTAACAGCATTAGATTGCCCGGCAAACCTGATAACTAACTTAGATTTATCTTCTAACACAGCTATAACTAGCTTAAACTGTCGTAATAATCAATTAACAAGTTTAGATGTAAGCACAAATACAGCATTAACAGAGTTATCTTGTCAATCTAACAACTTAACAAGTTTAAATGTAGCTAATGGTAATAATAGTAGTATTGCAGTTATGCAGTCTGAAAGTAACCCTAGTTTAACTTGTATTCAGCACGATAGTGGTTTTGATCCAACAACCAATTCTGGCTGGACTAAAGATGCTACTGCAAATTGGAGCACAAATTGCAATACTTCTGTTGGGATTGAGGCTATTGAATCTACTTTAAATAGTTCTATTTATCCTAACCCTACCAATGGTGATTTCTCAATTGATATGAATAGAAACATCGAACAATTAGAAATTCGTATTTCAGATATTTCTGGTAAAATCGTGTATACTAGAAGTTATAAAAACTGCCAAAAAGTAGACCTTAACTTGAACGAAGCTCCTGGGGTTTATTTTATAACTATTCTAGTGGATGGATTGCAAGAGAAACATAAGTTAATTAAAAAATAA